Proteins encoded together in one Balearica regulorum gibbericeps isolate bBalReg1 chromosome 3, bBalReg1.pri, whole genome shotgun sequence window:
- the MIA3 gene encoding transport and Golgi organization protein 1 homolog isoform X1: MAAAPPSDPRLLLALLLILPPPPSFPCAAAGPDLGRRFAERKRCADPECSMLMCRGKAMQDFKGPDCRFVNFKKGEAVYVYYKLIGKSTELWAGSVGSDFGYFPKDLLEINHNYSNEELELPTDETDFVCFDGGRDDFDNYNVDELLKSLQEMTANEGETASSDQGTKPAKGIERDEEIEQVDRGKPLDDLETDELSAEDDKEALAMTKEVDSSLTEGTENTGGDSSVHSHEENSQGDQIAHEHLKGMLHGKLKGLESENTKNTSIPQGETSQLDKENEEVNAYTLLNRELSVNLKTKFGSTADAVVSDDEVTRLVTSLEDDFNEDLSINAHDAEEEPDFGDQSEDIPLLSFMAEEENKSSAHSDDDENDDIESQNREPDEDAKGATELNNQRDDEEESYSDALIFKDAFSKSKKLGDSLGVDRSESKRTKEKQDEVMLISKREAPATTQPEDLSEELLRKEPVGTGDLDSKEKTNKTEQFEEQHTVDGTGSHSEELKSTAVPDPHVLPSPGDDLQSKSFVESKQDALKPPVGDTDKSPERVSFAQVEKDEKNFEDDALDEDLESDLKHKMLWEKTKEKERAENKPSVNVPAKPVEGVKNASQSDLGDTDLLKEKLEHGMPTVEKELLRHGEDLKQTGETDHENQKTTSLLNKEPEIKRRNMKETPAGEGDHSHRGAVEQPSSWKNETEYSEADVKEELSRNLGKRTVFEESIEKSSPEEKSKSTPQNTNTENLTQQGTARTKDADSDKNLGTNFAKERTLRSELPSEEPDAEDDPDLKQPEEELLEDENAASAKLSQARAANVQGDTLNVKSTNPELEVLSKAVSGTANPTYETAQETNSFSKETQKPISVQDASGTGNKEVDVPVSKDAKLGETEHVMEDDDESSEAEEPSAVEEDNFHSPDAEDNNDFNQRKGHLPEGVSQKDSKEVQKLEHTRNDHQQSAHFPSPADTSAATDDTVTDFSESVKRLTIMRDFLDEKRVIRLQKYLGHQHVVRIEAMFHDMKVEMELARKASHNNEDTEKALDQILEFSESSIMGVVGKVLDSRVAENKEEVVKEMDLYDDESALMDDIQELIYSLRSKYSSASESVPLASLPKQEDDQLHIQDGAEAAEYDGFSIRNPNAIDSNQKFQQLEDKRPEPPIEEERAVNVPPEHEEANLLDNREAEEGYDSERGSLLEDISFGSAVAGQSAMEDIAADPDEDAGRPADGGAEAGAASRGVLGEAAPAARELLRRLVATLPEEIRPGPDFHGLPWEPVIITALVGIATLAIIFWRTCLSVKSRIYQVTEKQLAEKIKNLLQEKTEILEKMSEYDQKIKEAKESVKAAQEQKDILSDETAELKDTVKGLEEANRQLDDKVKNLHMMLETERKKNEKKQNKISETQKSLEKLQEAVSVHSVELSEVQIALNEAKLSEEKVKSELHHVQEENARLKKSKEQLLKEAEGWSERHTELSEQIVLYQKSQKDIEEALAYKENEIEVLTNCIMQLKQLDMDSASEAKKDGEGCEWSTGDDLANGELPDNESEKMKTQIKQMMDVSRVKTMLSIVEEDRNLLQSKLNDEVTARHELEEQIKKLEHDSYSLQSTKAQLENECKTLQQKVEILGELYQQKEMALQKKLTQEEYERQEKEQKLSAADEKAVLAIEEVKVYKQRIQDMEEELQKTERSYKNQIAAHEKKAHDNWLIARSAERALAEEKREAANLRQKLIEVNQKIVMLQRPLIVKPTPGRPDRQVPPRRGPLSRDGSFGPSPVSGGNPSPTQMIEVPARPLSAPRREGSRGEFGTVVDGPPAPRRPPELPGRMSVPDLGPTVASLISSGPRTSSPSTAMDGVQPSPKESEAPCVTTDSPSSIEPATANASPKGPPSFPGTPIMTSPVMGPPPPPPVRYGPAPPPPPLRGHFGPRPLPVPLVRGAPLPPPAARDFLPGPPLGMRDLPPGPVPLPPDPRGYGRGHPPFRPLGPPGPRDYPPGPRLPPPGSRDYTPSPNRDLPPSGPRDHPPGPPPPPPAAPKDYTQPPVQKP; the protein is encoded by the exons ATGGCCGCAGCCCCACCGTCGGACCCCCGGCTGCTCCTCGCCTTGCTGCTGATCCTGCCCCCGCCGCCCTCCTTCCCCtgcgccgccgccgggcccgaCCTGGGCCGCCGCTTCGCCGAGCGCAAACGCTGCGCCGACCCCGAGTGCAGCA TGTTAATGTGCCGAGGGAAGGCAATGCAGGATTTCAAAGGTCCAGACTGTCGCTTTGTAAATTTTAAGAAGGGAGAAGCGGTATATGTATATTACAAACTAATAGGAAAATCAACCGAGCTCTGGGCTGGAAGT GTTGGAAGCGATTTTGGATATTTTCCAAAGGATTTACTTGAAATAAATCATAATTATTCCAATGAGGAGCTAGAATTACCAACAGAT gaaacaGACTTTGTTTGCTTTGATGGTGGAAGGGATGATTTTGATAATTATAATGTGGATGAGCTTTTGAAGTCATTGCAAGAGATGACAGCAAATGAAGGGGAAACTGCATCAAGTGACCAAGGGACAAAACCAGCCAAAGGAATTGAAAGGGATGAAGAGATTGAACAGGTTGATAGAGGAAAGCCGCTTGATGATTTGGAGACAGATGAGCTAAGCGCAGAAGATGACAAGGAAGCCCTCGCCATGACAAAGGAAGTAGACAGTTCTCTTACAGAAGGAACTGAAAATACTGGGGGAGACTCCAGTGTCCATAGTCACGAAGAAAACTCTCAGGGAGATCAAATTGCACATGAGCACTTGAAAGGAATGCTACATGGGAAACTAAAAGGGCTAGAAAGTGAAAATACCAAAAACACTAGTATTCCTCAGGGTGAAACCAGTCAACTTGACAAAGAGAATGAAGAAGTCAATGCCTATACGCTTTTAAACAGAGAGCTCTCTGTgaacttgaaaacaaaatttggcTCAACTGCCGACGCTGTTGTATCAGATGATGAAGTGACTCGCCTTGTTACATCACTCGAAGAtgattttaatgaagatttGAGCATTAATGCTCATGATGCAGAGGAGGAGCCAGACTTTGGAGATCAGTCTGAAGATATCCCTTTGCTGTCTTTtatggcagaggaagaaaacaaatcctcAGCGCATTCAGATGATGATGAAAACGATGACATTGAGTCACAAAATCGTGAACCTGATGAAGATGCGAAGGGTGCTACAGAGCTAAATAACCAAAGAGACGATGAGGAAGAATCCTATTCAGATGCATTAATTTTTAAGGATGCCTTCAGTAAAAGCAAGAAGTTGGGTGACAGTTTAGGTGTGGACAGGTCCGAATCTAAAcgaacaaaagagaaacaggatGAGGTGATGCTAATTAGCAAAAGAGAAGCACCAGCAACAACTCAACCTGAGGATCTCTCCGAAGAACTCCTTAGAAAGGAACCTGTAGGTACAGGTGATCTggattcaaaagaaaaaacaaacaaaactgaacagtTTGAAGAGCAGCACACAGTTGATGGAACTGGGTCACATAGTGAAGAGCTGAAGAGTACAGCTGTGCCTGATCCCCATGTTTTGCCTAGTCCAGGAGATGATCTGCAGTCCAAATCATTTGTTGAAAGCAAGCAAGATGCTTTAAAACCCCCTGTTGGTGATACCGACAAAAGTCCAGAAAGAGTGTCATTTGCTCAAGtagagaaagatgagaaaaactTTGAGGATGACGCCTTGGATGAGGACTTGGAAAGTGATTTAAAGCACAAAATGTTAtgggagaaaacaaaggagaaagaaagagctgAGAACAAGCCTTCTGTTAATGTTCCAGCCAAACCAGTGGAAGGGGTAAAAAATGCATCTCAAAGTGACTTAGGAGATACTGACCTCTTGAAAGAGAAACTGGAGCATGGAATGCCCACTGTGGAGAAAGAACTTCTAAGGCATGGAGAAGATTTGAAACAAACAGGGGAGACTGAtcatgaaaatcagaaaaccaCCTCTCTTCTTAACAAAGaacctgaaataaaaaggagaaacatgaaagaaaccCCTGCAGGGGAGGGAGACCACAGCCATAGAGGAGCTGTGGAGCAACCTAGCTCATGGAAAAATGAGACTGAGTATTCAGAGGCAGATGTGAAAGAAGAGCTTTCAAGAAACCTTGGCAAGAGGACAGTATTTGAAGAAAGCATTGAGAAAAGTTCccctgaagaaaaatcaaaaagcacTCCACAGAATACTAATACAGAGAATCTTACTCAGCAAGGAACTGCTCGTACTAAGGATGCAGATTCAGACAAAAATCTTGGCACAAATTTTGCTAAAGAAAGAACACTGAGATCAGAATTGCCATCTGAAGAGCCAGATGCTGAAGATGACCCTGACCTGAAACAACCAGAGGAAGAACTACTGGAAGATGAGAATGCTGCAAGTGCAAAGCTGTCGCAAGCAAGGGCTGCAAATGTACAGGGGGATACGCTAAATGTTAAAAGTACAAACCCTGAATTAGAAGTACTAAGCAAAGCTGTTTCGGGAACTGCAAATCCTACTTACGAAACGGCACAGGAAACAAATTCCTTTTCTAAGGAGACTCAAAAACCTATCAGCGTGCAAGATGCAAGCGGGACTGGGAACAAAGAGGTTGACGTACCAGTGAGCAAAGATGCTAAATTGGGTGAGACGGAACACGTCATGGAAGATGATGATGAGTCTTCCGAAGCTGAGGAACCGTCAGCTGTGGAAGAAGATAATTTCCACTCTCCTGATGCAGAAGACAACAATGACTTTAACCAAAGGAAAGGTCATCTCCCAGAGGGCGTTTCACAGAAAGACTCAAAAGAGGTGCAAAAGTTAGAGCATACAAGAAATGACCACCAGCAATCTGCACatttccccagccctgctgacaCCTCAGCAGCCACAGATGACACTGTAACAGACTTCAGTGAGTCTGTGAAGCGGCTCACAATAATGAGAGATTTTCTTGATGAAAAGCGTGTAATACGTCTACAAAAGTACCTTGGGCATCAACACGTGGTTAGGATAGAAGCCATGTTTCACGACATGAAGGTAGAGATGGAGCTTGCTCGGAAAGCAAGCCATAATAatgaagatacagaaaaagCTTTGGACCAGATACTTGAGTTTTCAGAATCGAGCATTATGGGTGTTGTAGGAAAAGTTCTGGATTCCAGAGTGgcagaaaataaagaggaagtGGTGAAAGAAATGGATTTGTATGATGATGAGAGCGCACTGATGGATGATATTCAAGAATTAATATATTCTTTAAGGAGTAAATACTCGTCTGCTAGTGAGAGTGTCCCACTTGCATCTCTTCCAAAACAGGAAGATGATCAGCTGCATATTCAAG ATGGTGCAGAAGCGGCCGAATATGACGGATTTTCCATCCGAAACCCAAATGCCATTGATAGCAATCAGAAATTTCAGCAGCTTGAAGATAAGAGGCCAGAACCACCTATTGAGGAGGAGAGAGCTGTTAATGTTCCACCTGAGCATGAAGAGGCCAACCTCTTAGATAATagagaagctgaagaagggtaTGATAGCGAAAGAGGATCGCTGCTGGAAGATATTTCCTTTGGGTCAGCTGTTGCGGGACAGAGTGCCATGGAAGATATTGCTGCAG ACCCCGACGAGGACGCCGGGCGGCCGGCAGACGGCGGGGCGGAGGCAGGCGCCGCCTCACGGGGAGTCCTGGGCGAAGCGGCGCCCGCGGCCCGCGAGCTCCTGCGGCGG TTGGTTGCTACCCTGCCTGAGGAAATTCGTCCTGGGCCTGATTTCCATGGACTTCCATGGGAGCCTGTTATTATCACTGCCTTAGTGGGAATTGCCACGCTTGCTATAATTTTCTGGAGAACCTGCCTTTCA gtAAAGAGTAGAATATATCAAG tgaCTGAAAAGCAACTtgctgaaaagattaaaaaccttctgcaagaaaaaacagaaatcttaGAAAAGATGTCAGAATATGATCAAAAG ATAAAGGAAGCAAAGGAATCTGTGAAAGCGGCCCAAGAACAAAAAGACATTCTCTCTGATGAAACTGCAGAGCTTAAG gacACTGTCAAAGGACTGGAAGAAGCAAACCGTCAGCTAGATGACAAAGTAAAAAATCTGCACATGATGCTTGAAAcggagagaaaaaagaatgagaagaaacagaacaag ATCTCTGAAACCCAGAAGTCCTTGGAGAAACTTCAGGAGGCTGTCAGTGTGCATTCTGTAGAGCTTTCAGAG GTGCAGATAGCCCTTAATGAAGCTAAGCTAAGTGAAGAAAAGGTGAAATCTGAGCTTCATCATGTGCAGGAAGAGAATGCTAGGCTGAAAAAGAGCAAGGAGCAA CTGCTAAAAGAAGCTGAAGGTTGGAGTGAGAGGCATACTGAGCTCAGTGAGCAGATCGTACTGTATCAGAAGTCTCAGAAGGACATAGAAGAAGCACTTGCctacaaggaaaatgaaattgaa GTTTTAACTAACTGCATTATGCAGCTGAAGCAGCTTGACATGGATTCAGCGTCTGAGGCCAAAAAGGATGGCGAAGGGTGTGAGTGGAGCACAGGAGACGACCTGGCCAATGGAGAGCTGCCAG ataATGAGAGTGAGAAGATGAAGACTCAGATTAAGCAGATGATGGATGTCTCCAGG GTAAAAACTATGTTATCCATAGTTGAAGAAGACAGAAATCTTCTGCAATCCAAACTGAATGATGAAGTAACAGCAAGACATGAGTTGGAAG agcaaataaaaaaattagaacatGATTCCTATTCGCTCCAGTCAACCAAGGCTCAGCTGGAAAACGAATGTAAAACCCTGCAGCAGAAAGTGGAGATTCTTGGTGAACTTTACCAGCAGAAGGAGATGGCACTCCAGAA AAAACTAACCCAGGAAGAGTATGAGCGTcaggagaaggagcagaaatTGTCTGCTGCAGACGAAAAAGCTGTGCTGGCCATCGAGGAAGTGAAAGTTTACAA GCAAAGGATCCAAGATATGGAAGAAGAATTGCAAAAAACAGAGAGATCTTACAAAAACCAG attGCTGCTCATGAGAAAAAGGCACACGATAATTGG CTCATTGCCCGCTCTGCTGAGAGAGCTCtggctgaagaaaaaagagaagcgGCCAACCTGAGACAAAA gttAATAGAAGTAAACCAAAAAATTGTCATGCTTCAAAGACCATTAATTGTAAAGCCAACTCCAGGCAGACCTGATCGCCAGGTCCCACCGCGACGAG GGCCCTTAAGCAGAGATGGCTCTTTTGGCCCATCACCTGTGAGTGGAGGAAATCCATCACCCACACAGATGATAGAAGTTCCTGCTCGGCCCCTTTCTGCTCCTCGAAGGGAAGGCTCCAGAGGTGAATTTG GTACAGTGGTAGATGGCCCCCCTGCTCCACGAAGGCCACCAGAGTTACCTGGAAGGATGTCTGTTCCTG ATCTTGGGCCCACTGTAGCGTCCCTGATCAGTAGTGGGCCAAGAacctcctccccttccacagcAATGGATGGAGTG caaCCCTCTCCCAAAGAGTCTGAAGCCCCCTGTGTAACTACTGATTCACCTTCATCTATTGAACCAGCTACA GCTAATGCCAGTCCCAAAGGccctccttctttccctgggACACCTATCATGACCTCCCCAGTGATGGGACCTCCGCCTCCACCGCCTGTTCGCTATGgaccagcaccaccaccaccacctctccGCGGGCACTTCGGGCCTCGACCTCTGCCTGTGCCCCTAG tCCGTGGTGCTCCCTTACCACCTCCAGCTGCAAGAGATTTCTTACCTGGCCCACCCTTAGGAATGAGAGATCTGCCTCCTGGCCCAGTGCCGCTGCCTCCAGATCCACGAGGCTATGGACGTGGGCACCCTCCTTTTCGCCCCCTAGGTCCTCCTGGCCCAAGAGATTACCCTCCTGGCCCGCGGCTACCCCCGCCTGGTTCAAGAGACTATACACCTTCTCCTAACAGAGACTTGCCTCCATCGGGACCCAGAGACCACCCCCCTggcccccccccaccaccaccagcagccccaaAGGACTATACACAGCCCCCGGTGCAGAAACCCTGA